Proteins co-encoded in one Micropterus dolomieu isolate WLL.071019.BEF.003 ecotype Adirondacks linkage group LG19, ASM2129224v1, whole genome shotgun sequence genomic window:
- the ankk1 gene encoding ankyrin repeat and protein kinase domain-containing protein 1 → MDCLDGSQLKNFTKDDFEADWIKVAECRFGQVYQVKLKLWRVNCALKSFDTTLSANNFYRRIKDEASNIAKLKFKYIVPVYGLCSEGTSVVMEYMSNGSLNNLLASHNLMWPKKFQIIHEASMGMNFLHSMKPPLLHLNLKTSNILLDDHLHAKIADFGFIHWEEGMSKTLFMEHLTARGNISYIPPETFTQSLDPPETSFDVYSFGIVIWEILTQQKPYAGCNVTTVLLQVSHGKRPSMEMIPEQRPDECDQMIGIMRQCWDQDQSKRPQFSDTVKKTESLSDILKIPGPMNRHKSGDEGQKPNFPWLVSPIHKIALPERPDLPSDGQHDKDIILSLLSKKDFGNFRQSVKKEHVDTQFSDNKSLLHYTVASKDAESVERVLSLGAEVNCMTARGYTPLIIAVLHRLHDIISLLLEHGAVTTQGDEDQWTPLHFAAQNGDDKTARLLLDKGAVADAREKAGWMPLHLACQNGHETVVRLLLSRLSKEAVGEREAQGRTPLHLASAYGHQNIAKLLLSQGADPNAIDCSLSTALHLSAEEGHNRVVRQLLQSGVIVDSADSRGYTPLHLAAQKGHTGICRQLLSKGASPDSRTLQGWTPMHLAALRGHEAIVVQLDSHGGCVNARGDNGWTPLHLACHHSEPEVVAKLLAAKADPNVSEDSEGWTPLHVACASVSFPSVLHLISHHADVNAINSGKATPLHLASKHGCVPIVKALLLNGADRTLPDSSGSTALNVAQRCEKLEIVQLLEN, encoded by the exons ATGGATTGCCTTGATGGATCTCAGCTCAAGAACTTCACGAAGGATGACTTTGAGGCTGACTGGATTAAGGTGGCAGAATGCAGATTTGGTCAGGTGTACCAGGTCAAGCTCAAGCTCTGGCGGGTAAATTGTGCCCTGAAAAGCTTTGACACAACCTTGTCTGCAAACAACTTTTACAG GAGAATAAAAGATGAGGCATCCAACATAGCCAAATTGAAATTCAAGTACATTGTGCCTGTCTACGGACTGTGCAGCGAAGGGACTTCTGTGGTGATGGAGTACATGAGTAATGGATCGCTGAACAATCTCCTAGCCAGTCACAATTTGATGTGGCCAAAGAAGTTCCAGATAATTCATGAGGCCTCCATGGGCATGAATTTCCTCCACAGCATGAAGCCTCCACTACTCCATCTTAACCTCAAGACGTCCAACATCCTACTAGACGATCATCTCCATGCCAAG ATTGCTGATTTTGGTTTTATTCACTGGGAAGAGGGCATGAGCAAGACATTGTTCATGGAGCATCTGACAGCGAGAGGGAATATAAGTTACATTCCCCCAGAGACCTTCACTCAGAGCCTTGATCCTCCAGAAACTAGCTTTGATGTTTACAG CTTTGGAATTGTAATTTGGGAGATACTGACACAGCAGAAACCATACGCAG GGTGCAATGTGACCACAGTGCTCCTACAGGTGTCACATGGTAAGAGACCCAGCATGGAGATGATACCCGAACAGAGACCCGATGAGTGTGATCAGATGATAGGCATCATGAGGCAGTGCTGGGACCAGGACCAGAGCAAGAGGCCACAGTTCTCAG ACACTGTGAAGAAAACCGAGTCCCTGAGTGACATCCTGAAGATCCCAGGACCAATGAATCGTCACAAAAGTGGTGACGAGGGACAGAAACCAAATTTTCCCTGGCTGGTTTCCCCAATACATAAG ATTGCTTTGCCTGAAAGGCCTGACCTTCCCTCAG ATGGCCAACATGACAAGGACAtcattctctctctgctgtccaAAAAAGATTTTGGTAATTTCAGACAGTCTGTAAAAAAAGAACACGTAGACACACAGTTTTCCGATAACAAGAGCCTCCTCCACTACACAGTAGCCAGCAAGGATGCAGAGAGTGTCGAGCGTGTCCTGAGTCTCGGTGCTGAAGTCAACTGTATGACTGCCAGAGGTTACACTCCTCTTATTATTGCTGTTCTGCACAG gcttCATGACATCATCTCTTTGTTGCTGGAACATGGTGCAGTTACCACCCAGGGAGATGAGGACCAGTGGACACCGCTCCATTTTGCTGCTCAGAATGGCGATGACAAGACTGCCCGTCTCCTGTTGGACAAAGGAGCAGTGGCGGATGCCCGGGAAAAAGCCGGTTGGATGCCCCTCCACCTGGCCTGCCAGAATGGCCATGAAACAGTGGTGCGCCTGTTGCTTTCACGGCTGTCAAAGGAAGCAGTCGGAGAACGGGAAGCACAAGGGAGGACACCGCTCCACCTTGCCTCCGCCTACGGACATCAGAATATTGCCAAGCTCCTCCTCTCCCAGGGAGCAGATCCCAATGCTATCGACTGCTCTCTGTCCACTGCTCTTCACTTATCAGCTGAGGAAGGCCATAACAGAGTAGTCAGACAGTTGCTACAGAGTGGGGTGATTGTTGACAGTGCAGACAGCAGAGGATACACTCCACTTCACCTGGCTGCTCAGAAGGGTCATACAGGTATATGCAGGCAGCTGTTGTCAAAAGGGGCCAGCCCGGACTCCAGGACCCTCCAAGGCTGGACTCCCATGCACCTGGCTGCCCTAAGGGGACATGAAGCCATTGTTGTCCAGCTGGATAGTCACGGTGGTTGTGTAAATGCTAGAGGTGATAATGGATGGACCCCGCTCCACCTCGCCTGCCACCACAGTGAGCCGGAAGTTGTAGCAAAGCTCTTGGCAGCCAAAGCCGACCCAAACGTGTCAGAGGACAGTGAAGGATGGACGCCACTACATGTAGCTTGTGCCAGTGTCAGTTTCCCAAGTGTCCTCCATTTGATATCACATCATGCCGATGTCAATGCAATAAACTCAGGAAAGGCAACACCTTTACACCTGGCTTCCAAGCATGGCTGTGTGCCTATTGTAAAGGCTCTGCTGCTGAATGGAGCAGACAGGACTCTGCCGGACTCTTCTGGATCCACAGCTTTAAATGTGGCCCAGAGGTGTGAAAAATTGGAAATAGTGCAACTATTGGAGAATTAG